Proteins from a single region of Abyssalbus ytuae:
- a CDS encoding PQQ-dependent sugar dehydrogenase yields the protein MRKIFLTCLSLLILLFSCGQKEKDTHNGDLSDNHDNPPNEQNPNYPHMVKMQPTPGVNSNYTTETVIDNLSVPWGMVFLPDGSMLVTEQNGELIHFKEGVKTLVKNVPEVYFRGQGGLLDIELHPKYEENGWIYMSYSSIQGGNGAHTAIIRAKLENDELTNIEQLYKGSPNVETAHHYGSRIEFDNSGYLFFSIGERGKRDENPQDIKRDGGKIYRLNDDGSIPSDNPFVGIEGAKEAIYSYGHRNPQGMLKHYQTGEIWVHEHGPQGGDEINIIKKGANYGWPVISYGINYDSTRFTDKTSQEGMEQPIHYWVPSIAPSGMAFVTSDNYPELKGDLLAGSLKFQYLERLSIENNKVTLREKLLDQAGRVRNVRQGPDGNIYIAIEGKGILKLVKK from the coding sequence ATGAGAAAAATTTTCTTAACCTGCCTATCCTTACTAATACTACTTTTTTCCTGTGGACAAAAAGAAAAAGACACCCACAACGGAGATCTTTCAGATAATCATGATAATCCTCCAAATGAACAGAATCCCAACTATCCACACATGGTAAAAATGCAGCCCACTCCCGGCGTAAATTCTAATTACACCACCGAAACGGTAATTGATAACCTGAGTGTACCATGGGGAATGGTTTTCCTTCCGGACGGAAGCATGTTGGTAACCGAACAAAATGGCGAACTGATTCATTTTAAAGAGGGAGTAAAAACATTAGTGAAAAATGTTCCGGAGGTTTATTTCAGGGGACAAGGAGGGTTGCTGGATATAGAACTCCACCCCAAATATGAGGAGAACGGATGGATCTATATGTCCTACTCTTCCATACAGGGAGGAAACGGGGCACATACCGCAATAATAAGGGCTAAACTGGAAAATGATGAATTAACAAATATAGAACAGTTATATAAAGGAAGCCCCAATGTGGAAACCGCCCATCACTACGGGTCCAGGATAGAGTTTGATAACAGTGGATACCTGTTTTTTTCCATAGGAGAACGGGGTAAAAGAGACGAAAATCCACAGGATATTAAACGTGATGGCGGCAAAATATACCGGTTAAATGACGACGGAAGCATTCCTTCCGACAATCCTTTTGTAGGAATTGAAGGAGCAAAAGAAGCCATATACAGTTACGGACACCGGAATCCGCAGGGTATGTTAAAACACTACCAAACAGGTGAAATATGGGTACATGAGCATGGCCCCCAGGGAGGCGATGAAATAAATATCATTAAAAAAGGGGCTAATTATGGCTGGCCGGTAATTAGTTACGGAATAAACTATGACAGTACGAGGTTTACCGATAAAACTTCGCAGGAAGGCATGGAACAGCCTATTCACTACTGGGTTCCTTCCATAGCGCCCAGCGGCATGGCCTTTGTTACCTCCGACAACTACCCCGAACTGAAAGGAGATTTACTGGCAGGCTCCCTTAAGTTTCAATATCTTGAAAGATTATCAATAGAAAACAACAAAGTTACCCTGAGAGAAAAATTACTCGATCAGGCAGGGAGAGTACGGAATGTACGTCAAGGTCCCGATGGAAATATATATATTGCAATAGAAGGGAAAGGAATTTTAAAACTGGTAAAAAAATAA
- a CDS encoding alpha-ketoglutarate-dependent dioxygenase AlkB family protein: MIRIDVNNDSESIKPALKDAELIYYPHFFSENKADQYFKYLLNNVPWQQDDIRVYGKTFKQPRLTSFYASNTKVYSYSNISMYPKKFSGKLLEIKKKVEKVSNLEFTSCLLNLYRDGKDSNGWHSDDEPELGKNPVIASVSFGEERFFHLKHKFEKNLRYKILLQHGSLLIMKGKTQHTWLHQIPKTSKEIRPRINLTFRIIN; encoded by the coding sequence GTGATCAGAATTGATGTTAATAATGATTCGGAAAGTATAAAACCAGCTTTAAAAGACGCCGAACTTATTTATTATCCTCATTTTTTTTCTGAAAATAAAGCAGATCAATACTTCAAATACTTACTGAATAATGTGCCTTGGCAGCAAGATGATATTAGGGTGTACGGTAAAACTTTTAAACAACCCAGACTAACATCATTTTACGCAAGCAACACCAAAGTTTATTCCTATTCCAATATTTCCATGTACCCAAAGAAGTTTTCGGGAAAATTACTGGAAATAAAAAAGAAAGTAGAGAAGGTAAGTAACCTAGAATTTACTTCATGTCTTTTAAATTTATACAGGGATGGAAAAGACAGTAACGGGTGGCACTCCGATGATGAACCAGAATTGGGTAAAAATCCGGTAATTGCCTCTGTTAGTTTTGGAGAGGAACGTTTCTTTCATTTAAAACACAAGTTTGAAAAAAACCTTCGCTACAAGATTTTGCTCCAGCATGGAAGTTTACTTATAATGAAAGGAAAAACTCAACATACATGGTTACATCAAATACCCAAAACTTCTAAAGAAATACGGCCGAGAATTAATTTAACCTTCCGGATTATAAATTAA
- a CDS encoding AraC family transcriptional regulator, whose amino-acid sequence MKPKKPVFEAINPNFGNSFSYTKYTVNKKGNTEYWHYHPEIELVYINGGSGKRQIGSHVSFYTDGDLILIGPNLPHCGFTNHQTGNKNEIVIQFRMDFLGEGFLEKPEMENIKSILERSKGGIAFYGNTKERIGQRIQAMESRQPFKKMLRILDILNDLNESTEYQMLNAEGFSLEAERKDNDRINVVFNYVKENFKEPITLEEISELISMTVPSFCRYFKKITGKTFTKFVNEYRLVHASKLLTEKPMSITDICFESGFNNFSYFNKSFKEFTGKTPSEYRNELKMIISDQN is encoded by the coding sequence ATTAAACCTAAAAAACCTGTTTTTGAAGCCATCAACCCCAACTTTGGAAACTCATTTTCTTACACAAAATATACAGTTAACAAAAAGGGGAATACCGAATATTGGCATTATCACCCTGAAATAGAATTGGTTTATATTAACGGAGGCTCAGGTAAAAGACAAATTGGAAGCCATGTATCATTTTATACTGATGGCGATTTAATTTTAATTGGCCCCAACCTGCCTCACTGCGGCTTTACCAATCATCAGACAGGGAATAAAAATGAAATAGTTATCCAGTTCCGGATGGATTTTCTTGGTGAGGGTTTTCTGGAAAAGCCGGAAATGGAAAATATTAAATCCATTCTTGAGCGCAGTAAAGGTGGCATTGCTTTTTACGGTAACACAAAAGAGAGAATTGGCCAGAGAATTCAAGCCATGGAAAGCAGACAACCGTTTAAAAAAATGCTCAGGATTTTAGATATTTTAAACGATCTTAACGAATCCACCGAGTATCAAATGCTTAACGCAGAAGGGTTTTCGCTTGAAGCCGAAAGAAAAGATAACGACAGGATTAATGTGGTTTTTAATTACGTTAAAGAAAATTTCAAAGAACCAATAACTCTTGAAGAAATATCAGAGTTGATAAGCATGACAGTACCTTCCTTTTGCAGATATTTTAAAAAAATTACCGGTAAAACATTTACAAAATTTGTAAATGAGTACAGGTTAGTACATGCCTCCAAATTACTGACAGAAAAACCTATGAGTATTACTGATATTTGCTTTGAAAGCGGTTTCAATAACTTTTCATACTTCAATAAATCATTTAAAGAGTTTACAGGAAAAACACCATCAGAATACAGGAATGAGCTAAAAATGATTATAAGTGATCAGAATTGA
- a CDS encoding DUF885 domain-containing protein has protein sequence MKKTIVLLVLFALIFQSCKKEGENNKLTEQLPPISEVFKSYYEDGLKLNPLSATFAGDNRYNDILPNYISQEYLSKAKDYYSNYKTTILKYNKDSLSDNDKMSYEVLLWDCNINLEGFKYPTHLIPINQFSSLPQTIGQLAGGSSAQPFKTVKDYNNWLGRLNAFAIICDTAIANMKKGIEKGYVLPKSLTVKVIPQIESFSKGPAENHLFYTPVKNFPEAFTEEEKDSLTKTYTHIISEKIIPAYKKLETFFKEEYLPASRETSGISAFPDGKQFYAHQIKTYTTTTMTADEIHNLGLSEVTRLEAEMEKIKEQVGYKGDLKSFFEYVRNKKELMPFDDPQQVIDNFNAIHAKMKPNLEKLFDLVPKTGFEVRRTEAFREASASAEYNPGSLDGTRPGIFYVPIPDVKSYNIYADEDLFLHEAIPGHHYQISLQQENKDLPDFRKILWYSAYGEGWALYSESLGKELGLYQDPYQYFGMLSAEMHRAIRLVVDTGIHTKGWTREQAIQYSLDHEAEPEASIIAEIERYMSWPGQALSYKVGQLKIIELRNKAEKELGNKFDIKQFHNRILESGCIPLKLLEDKINRWISETKNN, from the coding sequence ATGAAAAAAACCATTGTGCTTTTGGTATTATTTGCTCTTATTTTCCAGTCATGTAAAAAAGAAGGGGAAAATAATAAACTAACAGAACAACTTCCCCCAATTTCTGAGGTATTTAAATCGTATTATGAAGACGGACTAAAACTAAATCCGCTCAGTGCAACCTTTGCCGGTGATAACAGATATAATGATATACTTCCCAATTATATCTCACAAGAATATTTAAGTAAAGCGAAAGACTATTACTCAAATTACAAAACTACCATACTTAAATATAATAAAGATTCACTGTCAGACAATGATAAAATGAGTTACGAAGTATTACTGTGGGACTGCAATATTAACTTAGAAGGTTTCAAATATCCTACGCATTTAATTCCCATCAATCAATTTTCTTCTTTACCCCAAACCATTGGCCAACTGGCAGGAGGTAGCAGTGCACAACCCTTTAAAACAGTAAAGGATTATAATAACTGGTTGGGAAGATTAAATGCTTTTGCAATAATTTGTGATACTGCTATTGCAAATATGAAGAAGGGAATTGAAAAAGGATACGTACTTCCCAAATCCCTCACCGTAAAAGTAATTCCACAAATAGAGAGTTTTTCTAAAGGCCCTGCTGAAAATCATTTATTTTATACCCCGGTTAAAAACTTTCCTGAAGCTTTTACTGAAGAAGAAAAAGATTCACTAACCAAAACTTATACCCATATAATTTCAGAAAAAATTATTCCTGCCTATAAAAAACTGGAAACATTTTTTAAAGAAGAATATTTACCGGCCAGCCGGGAAACCTCAGGAATATCGGCCTTCCCCGATGGAAAGCAATTTTATGCACATCAAATAAAAACATATACCACCACCACTATGACGGCAGACGAAATTCATAATTTAGGTTTGAGTGAAGTCACCAGATTGGAAGCAGAAATGGAAAAAATTAAGGAACAGGTAGGATACAAGGGTGATTTAAAATCATTTTTTGAATATGTACGAAATAAAAAAGAACTCATGCCTTTTGATGATCCTCAACAGGTTATAGACAATTTTAACGCCATACATGCAAAAATGAAACCCAATTTGGAAAAACTGTTTGACCTTGTTCCGAAAACAGGCTTTGAGGTGAGAAGAACTGAGGCATTCAGGGAAGCTTCAGCCAGTGCCGAATACAATCCGGGATCATTAGATGGTACAAGGCCGGGTATTTTTTATGTTCCGATACCCGATGTAAAAAGTTACAACATATATGCCGATGAAGATTTATTTTTACATGAAGCCATTCCGGGACACCATTATCAAATATCCCTTCAGCAGGAAAACAAGGATTTACCTGATTTTAGAAAAATTCTTTGGTACAGCGCTTATGGCGAAGGTTGGGCTCTTTACAGTGAATCGTTAGGCAAAGAACTTGGTTTGTATCAAGACCCTTATCAATATTTTGGTATGCTAAGTGCCGAAATGCATCGGGCTATCAGGCTTGTTGTAGATACCGGAATACATACCAAAGGTTGGACCCGTGAACAGGCTATTCAATATTCACTTGATCATGAGGCAGAACCCGAAGCCAGTATTATTGCAGAAATTGAAAGGTATATGTCCTGGCCCGGACAAGCATTATCATACAAAGTCGGACAATTAAAAATTATTGAACTGAGAAACAAAGCCGAAAAAGAGCTGGGTAATAAATTTGATATCAAACAATTTCACAACAGAATTTTAGAATCCGGTTGTATTCCCTTAAAATTACTTGAAGATAAAATCAACAGGTGGATATCCGAAACTAAAAATAATTAA
- a CDS encoding peptidylprolyl isomerase: protein MQDGIYAKFNTSKGEILVKLTQDKTPGTVGNFVALAEGKMENDAKPQGQPYYDGLTFHRVIPDFMIQGGCPNGNGMGGPGYQFDDEFHPELKHNGPGVLSMANAGPGTNGSQFFITHVETAWLDGKHTVFGFVEHGQEVVDNIEQGDKIESIEIIRVGEEAEKWNAVEAFRTFEGEREKRIEEEKRRAEEEIQKLSEGFDKTDSGLRYKIINKGSGKKAEKGKTVSVHYKGQLTNGMVFDSSYKRNQPIEFSLGTGQVIPGWDEGIQLLNVGDKARFVIPSQLAYGSRGAGGVIPPDATLIFDVELVAVK, encoded by the coding sequence ATGCAAGACGGTATTTATGCAAAGTTTAATACAAGTAAAGGAGAAATTTTAGTTAAACTTACACAAGATAAAACTCCGGGAACAGTAGGGAATTTTGTTGCCCTGGCCGAGGGGAAAATGGAAAATGATGCAAAACCTCAGGGGCAACCTTATTACGATGGGTTGACATTTCACAGGGTAATACCTGATTTTATGATTCAGGGCGGGTGTCCTAATGGAAATGGAATGGGAGGCCCAGGTTACCAGTTTGATGATGAATTTCATCCGGAATTAAAACACAATGGTCCGGGAGTATTATCAATGGCTAATGCAGGCCCCGGAACAAACGGAAGCCAGTTTTTTATTACCCATGTAGAAACTGCGTGGTTAGATGGAAAGCATACTGTTTTTGGTTTTGTAGAGCACGGGCAGGAAGTTGTTGATAATATTGAACAAGGTGATAAAATTGAAAGTATAGAAATTATACGTGTGGGAGAGGAAGCTGAAAAGTGGAATGCCGTAGAAGCTTTCAGGACTTTTGAAGGTGAGAGAGAAAAAAGAATAGAGGAAGAAAAAAGAAGAGCTGAGGAAGAAATTCAAAAACTCTCGGAAGGTTTTGATAAAACCGATAGCGGATTAAGATATAAGATCATAAATAAAGGTTCAGGTAAAAAAGCTGAAAAAGGTAAAACGGTATCCGTTCATTATAAAGGACAGTTAACCAACGGGATGGTGTTTGATTCTTCTTATAAAAGAAATCAGCCCATAGAGTTTTCACTGGGTACGGGCCAGGTAATACCAGGATGGGATGAGGGAATACAGTTGTTGAATGTTGGTGATAAAGCAAGATTTGTTATTCCTTCTCAACTGGCGTATGGCAGTAGAGGAGCAGGGGGAGTAATTCCGCCGGATGCAACGTTGATTTTTGATGTTGAACTAGTAGCGGTAAAATAA
- a CDS encoding HEPN domain-containing protein, with product MKQQLSHLPPNKIKELETVTQRIVATGKAEMVILFGSYARGDYKEQRGKAQGKQSDYDILVVTANADTRQGLRKKLRGIFKDIGIPVQLIVEKIGFVNSNLEEKQYFFTDIKREGKVLYNSGNFQLSDPKELTPTQRREIAEEDFKMWYHQAKSFYRSANHDINDKEFRSASFHLQQVVEMCYTAIEMVFAHYNPYEHNLEVLRSRVLKFDTRVKEAFPRVTEEQKELFDHLNYAYIDGRYKSEEEFPVTRQQLSYWADEAKKLLDLTEQICLEHIKALKAIENKTGYI from the coding sequence GTGAAACAACAGTTATCCCATTTGCCCCCTAACAAAATAAAAGAACTGGAAACCGTAACCCAACGTATTGTGGCCACCGGAAAGGCAGAAATGGTGATACTCTTTGGCTCCTACGCCCGTGGCGACTATAAAGAACAAAGAGGAAAAGCACAGGGAAAACAGAGCGACTACGATATTTTAGTAGTAACAGCCAATGCTGATACCCGGCAGGGGCTCAGGAAAAAATTACGGGGTATTTTTAAGGATATTGGCATACCCGTACAACTTATTGTAGAAAAGATTGGTTTTGTAAACAGCAACCTGGAAGAAAAACAATACTTTTTTACCGACATAAAACGCGAGGGCAAAGTGTTGTACAACTCGGGTAACTTTCAACTATCCGACCCCAAAGAACTCACCCCCACCCAGAGAAGGGAAATTGCAGAGGAAGATTTTAAGATGTGGTATCATCAGGCGAAAAGTTTTTATAGGTCTGCCAATCATGATATAAATGATAAAGAATTTAGGAGTGCTTCATTCCATCTCCAACAAGTAGTAGAGATGTGCTATACGGCTATAGAAATGGTTTTTGCCCATTACAACCCCTATGAGCATAACCTGGAAGTATTGCGAAGCCGGGTTTTAAAGTTTGACACCCGCGTTAAAGAAGCTTTTCCCCGCGTTACCGAAGAACAAAAAGAACTTTTTGACCATTTGAACTATGCCTACATTGACGGGCGTTACAAAAGTGAGGAAGAATTTCCGGTAACCCGCCAACAGTTAAGCTACTGGGCCGATGAAGCCAAAAAGTTACTCGACTTAACGGAACAAATTTGCCTGGAACATATTAAAGCTTTAAAAGCAATTGAAAATAAAACCGGGTATATATAG
- a CDS encoding MOSC domain-containing protein — MKVVSTNIARPVKIKWKNKEIITGIFKNPTSSPIFLGKDDVKDDNVIDRKYHGGADKACYLFSADKYGYWKQLYPDLNWNWGMFGENITIEGFDETQINIGDVLKIGDAVVQISQPREPCYKLGIKFNTQKVLKDFISLALPGAYVRVLIEGNVSIGNEVIVLERGTSNLTLQKVFNYLYKDTASHTLISAIENKYLAESFKKDLSRKVVNLLSK, encoded by the coding sequence ATGAAAGTTGTCTCTACCAATATTGCCCGGCCCGTTAAAATTAAGTGGAAGAATAAAGAAATTATTACAGGTATTTTTAAAAATCCAACATCCTCACCTATATTTTTAGGTAAAGACGATGTAAAAGATGATAACGTAATAGACCGTAAGTATCACGGAGGGGCTGACAAAGCTTGCTATTTATTTTCTGCCGATAAATACGGATACTGGAAACAATTATATCCGGATTTGAATTGGAACTGGGGTATGTTTGGCGAAAATATTACCATTGAAGGCTTTGATGAAACACAAATTAACATCGGGGATGTTCTCAAAATAGGTGATGCAGTAGTTCAAATAAGCCAGCCCAGGGAACCCTGTTACAAACTCGGGATAAAATTTAATACTCAAAAAGTACTAAAAGATTTTATTTCCCTCGCTTTACCCGGAGCTTATGTAAGAGTATTGATAGAAGGAAATGTTTCAATAGGCAATGAAGTAATCGTCTTGGAAAGAGGAACCTCAAATTTAACTTTACAAAAAGTATTTAATTACCTGTATAAAGATACTGCTTCCCATACTTTAATATCAGCTATAGAAAACAAATATCTTGCAGAAAGTTTTAAAAAAGACCTATCCAGGAAGGTTGTAAACTTGCTAAGTAAATAA
- a CDS encoding M61 family metallopeptidase, which yields MKKLFYAAIAVSFIIGCTPKVNDLATNSPVNATIDLVNIDNDKVKVEIDPGRFTAENINFYIPKTVPGTYSDDNYGQYIDNLEALDYNNSKLEVTKVDENTWNISNATNLDKVVYYVNDTFDSEKEKKEPVFSPAGSNIEAGKNYFMNLHMFVGYFDKLDQRPYQLTISHPETLSASTSLVKAEVKNQKNNTDTFLANRYFEITDNPVMYSQLDSETFKVNDIEVTLSVYSPNKIYKASDIKADMEKMMKAQKTFLGEINSTKTYHILLYLSDMSKNDATGFGALEHHTSTTVVLPESMPKERLIETMVDVVSHEFFHIVTPLSVHSGEIHYFNYNNPKMSRHLWMYEGVTEYFANLFQVNQGLIDEDAFYERIMDKINSSKRYDDNMSFTVMSENILTEPYKANYVNVYSKGALIGMCIDLIIREKSNGEKGILWLMKQLSQKYGKDHPFDDNKIIDEIVAITYPEVGEFIKTHVIGTTPINYNEFLNKAGLQLDTKMAETGYFLEGQSSAYIDVDQSNKEIFFGPVLNSFLEKIGVKSGDVIKSVNGTDYNLDNIREMIISSFTWAPGQDITITVKRDGKEIKLSGKTETPQIQKTMIFEQENVTSQQMQLRKAWLKG from the coding sequence ATGAAAAAATTATTCTATGCTGCTATTGCAGTATCTTTTATTATAGGATGTACTCCTAAAGTAAATGATCTGGCAACTAATTCTCCCGTAAATGCTACCATTGATTTAGTAAATATTGATAATGATAAAGTAAAAGTTGAAATTGATCCGGGAAGATTTACTGCCGAAAATATCAATTTTTATATCCCAAAAACCGTTCCCGGAACATACAGTGATGATAATTACGGCCAGTATATAGATAATTTGGAAGCGCTGGATTACAACAATAGCAAACTGGAAGTTACTAAAGTAGATGAAAACACGTGGAATATTAGTAATGCAACTAATTTAGATAAAGTGGTGTATTATGTTAATGATACCTTTGATTCGGAAAAAGAAAAAAAAGAACCTGTTTTTTCCCCGGCAGGATCAAATATAGAAGCAGGAAAAAATTATTTTATGAACCTGCATATGTTTGTAGGATATTTTGACAAGCTGGATCAGCGCCCTTATCAACTTACAATTTCCCATCCGGAAACCCTCTCGGCATCCACCTCATTAGTTAAGGCAGAAGTAAAAAACCAAAAAAATAATACCGATACATTTTTAGCTAACCGGTATTTTGAAATTACCGATAACCCTGTAATGTATTCCCAGCTCGATTCTGAAACCTTTAAAGTGAATGACATTGAAGTGACCCTTTCCGTATATTCTCCTAACAAAATATACAAAGCTTCCGACATAAAAGCGGATATGGAAAAAATGATGAAGGCACAAAAAACATTTTTGGGAGAAATAAACAGTACAAAAACATATCACATACTGCTGTATCTAAGCGATATGTCTAAAAATGATGCTACCGGCTTTGGCGCGTTGGAACACCATACCTCAACAACCGTTGTATTACCCGAAAGCATGCCCAAAGAAAGATTGATAGAAACAATGGTAGACGTAGTATCTCATGAATTTTTTCATATCGTAACCCCTTTATCAGTTCATTCGGGAGAGATACATTATTTTAATTATAACAACCCGAAAATGTCCAGGCATTTATGGATGTATGAAGGTGTTACCGAATATTTTGCCAATTTATTCCAGGTAAACCAGGGTTTAATTGATGAAGATGCGTTTTATGAACGTATTATGGATAAAATAAACTCATCAAAAAGATATGATGATAATATGTCCTTTACCGTAATGAGTGAAAATATACTCACCGAACCCTACAAAGCCAACTATGTAAATGTTTACAGCAAAGGCGCCTTAATAGGTATGTGTATTGATTTAATAATAAGGGAAAAAAGTAACGGAGAAAAAGGTATTTTATGGCTAATGAAACAATTATCTCAAAAATACGGAAAAGATCATCCGTTTGACGATAACAAAATTATTGATGAAATAGTAGCTATTACTTATCCTGAAGTAGGTGAATTTATAAAAACACACGTAATTGGCACCACTCCTATAAATTATAATGAATTTCTCAATAAAGCCGGCCTGCAGTTGGATACCAAAATGGCCGAAACCGGTTATTTCCTGGAAGGGCAATCATCAGCCTATATTGATGTAGATCAATCTAATAAAGAAATATTCTTTGGCCCTGTACTTAACAGTTTTCTGGAGAAAATCGGTGTTAAAAGCGGTGATGTGATTAAATCTGTTAACGGAACTGATTATAATCTGGATAACATAAGAGAAATGATAATTTCATCCTTTACATGGGCACCGGGACAAGACATTACCATAACCGTAAAAAGAGACGGGAAAGAAATTAAATTATCCGGTAAAACCGAAACCCCTCAAATTCAAAAAACCATGATATTTGAACAGGAAAACGTAACAAGCCAACAAATGCAGTTAAGAAAAGCATGGTTAAAAGGTTAA
- a CDS encoding DUF4369 domain-containing protein — translation MKKIYCLIFAVLFMISCSKEKGNLQITGNVKGLKKGTLYLQKINDTLLVNIDSLTVDGKSDFSFSTNIEEPEIMFLYLNKNDGNNLNDRLEFFAEKGLMTINTTYDNFLAEAKIEGSENQKIYENYKKMLSGFSDKNLNYLKEQLEARIKGDTLKADSIQKLSDKNLLRTYQFTITYVLQHKNKEIAPYITLTKAENITIKYLDSINNSLLPEIADSKYGKALKDYIKTVKEKNNN, via the coding sequence ATGAAAAAAATATATTGTCTCATTTTCGCTGTGCTTTTTATGATATCCTGTTCCAAAGAAAAAGGTAACTTACAAATTACCGGTAATGTAAAAGGCTTAAAAAAAGGAACTCTCTATCTTCAAAAAATTAACGATACCCTTCTGGTAAATATAGATTCACTAACAGTTGACGGAAAGAGTGATTTCTCTTTTTCAACCAATATTGAAGAACCGGAAATAATGTTTCTTTATCTCAATAAAAATGATGGAAATAATTTAAATGACAGGTTGGAATTTTTTGCCGAAAAAGGTCTTATGACAATCAATACCACTTATGATAACTTTTTAGCAGAAGCAAAAATTGAAGGTTCTGAAAATCAGAAAATTTATGAAAATTATAAAAAAATGCTTTCCGGTTTTAGTGATAAAAATTTAAATTATTTAAAAGAGCAACTCGAAGCCCGGATAAAAGGTGATACCCTCAAAGCAGATTCTATTCAAAAATTAAGTGATAAAAACTTACTGAGAACATATCAGTTTACCATTACCTATGTACTACAACACAAAAACAAGGAAATTGCCCCCTATATAACCTTAACCAAAGCAGAAAATATTACAATTAAGTATTTGGATTCTATCAATAACTCCTTACTTCCTGAAATTGCAGATTCCAAATATGGAAAAGCTTTAAAGGATTATATTAAAACAGTAAAAGAGAAAAATAACAATTAG
- a CDS encoding HEPN domain-containing protein encodes MKQQLSHLPPDKIKELETVTQRIMATGKAEMVILFGSYARGDYKEQRGKVQGKQSDYDILVVTANADTRQGLRKKLRGIFKDIGIPVQLIVEKIGFVNSNLEEKQYFFTDIKREGKVLYNSGNFQLSDPKELTPTRRREIAEEDFKMWFNDGKEFWKLYEYSEKEKLYRKAAFNLQQVVEMCYTAIEMVFTHYNPYEHNLEVLRSRILKFDSRVKEAFPRVTEEQKELFDHLNYAYIGGRYKSEEEFPVTRQQLSYWEIETKKLLDLTEQICLEHIKALKAIEAKTPEI; translated from the coding sequence GTGAAACAACAGCTATCCCATTTGCCCCCTGACAAAATAAAAGAACTGGAAACCGTAACCCAACGTATTATGGCCACCGGAAAGGCAGAAATGGTGATACTCTTTGGCTCCTACGCCCGTGGCGACTATAAAGAACAAAGAGGAAAAGTACAGGGAAAACAGAGCGACTACGATATTTTAGTGGTAACTGCTAATGCCGATACCCGGCAGGGGCTCAGGAAAAAATTACGGGGTATTTTTAAGGATATTGGCATACCCGTACAACTTATTGTAGAAAAGATTGGTTTTGTAAACAGCAACCTGGAAGAAAAACAATACTTTTTTACCGACATAAAACGCGAAGGCAAAGTATTGTACAACTCGGGTAACTTTCAACTATCCGACCCCAAAGAACTCACACCCACCCGGAGAAGGGAAATTGCAGAAGAAGATTTTAAGATGTGGTTTAATGACGGTAAAGAATTTTGGAAACTTTATGAATATTCAGAAAAGGAAAAACTATATAGAAAGGCAGCTTTTAACCTTCAACAAGTCGTAGAAATGTGCTATACGGCTATAGAAATGGTTTTTACCCATTACAACCCCTATGAGCATAACCTGGAAGTATTGCGAAGCCGGATTTTAAAGTTTGACTCCCGTGTTAAAGAAGCTTTTCCCCGTGTTACCGAAGAACAAAAAGAACTTTTTGACCATTTGAACTATGCCTACATTGGCGGGCGTTACAAAAGTGAGGAAGAATTTCCGGTAACCCGGCAACAATTAAGCTATTGGGAGATTGAAACCAAAAAGTTACTCGACTTAACGGAACAAATTTGCCTGGAGCATATTAAAGCCTTAAAAGCTATTGAAGCTAAAACCCCGGAAATATAG